The following coding sequences lie in one Arthrobacter sp. PGP41 genomic window:
- the ligD gene encoding non-homologous end-joining DNA ligase — protein MSPSKTPAETLTIAGTEVRISSPDKMVFPEPGLTKLDLVQYYLSVAEGALRGAGGRPMVLKRFPKGIGAEPFFQKRVPENHPDFIDTATLHYASGTSAEEAVIRDAAGLAWVVNLGCLDLNPHPVRAEDLEHPDELRVDLDPMPGVDWSQIVDVAYVAREVLDDVGLAGWPKTSGSRGLHILVRIAPQWSYRDVRLAAETLAREVESRAPGLATARWWKEERGESVFVDFNQNAKDRTVASAYSVRPLPDARVSTPLAWNEVRSARPEEFTVLTVPGRFAAMGDPHAGIDDAVGNLDALLALAAELGTAEKAPRAGDGSGRRQSVMPLIEVARTRTKPEAQAALEEWKSRHAGLVQALHPADVMVDGMRGSSSLWYRVRVNLQHVPEAERPAQEDLIADYDPWAGREWPGQPAS, from the coding sequence ATGAGCCCGTCGAAGACCCCGGCCGAGACCCTCACAATCGCCGGGACAGAGGTCCGCATCTCAAGCCCCGACAAGATGGTGTTCCCGGAACCGGGGCTGACGAAGCTGGACCTGGTGCAGTATTACCTTTCCGTCGCGGAGGGCGCACTGCGCGGTGCAGGCGGGCGGCCGATGGTCCTCAAGCGTTTCCCCAAGGGCATCGGCGCCGAGCCGTTCTTCCAGAAGCGCGTGCCGGAGAACCACCCGGACTTCATTGACACGGCAACACTGCACTACGCATCCGGGACATCGGCCGAAGAGGCGGTCATCCGTGACGCCGCAGGCCTGGCCTGGGTGGTTAATCTCGGGTGCTTGGACCTCAACCCCCACCCTGTGCGCGCGGAGGACCTGGAGCACCCCGATGAGCTCCGCGTGGACCTCGATCCGATGCCGGGCGTGGACTGGTCTCAGATCGTCGACGTCGCCTATGTGGCGAGGGAGGTGCTCGATGACGTGGGCCTGGCGGGGTGGCCAAAGACCAGCGGATCGCGCGGGCTCCACATCCTGGTGCGCATCGCGCCGCAGTGGTCCTACCGTGACGTGCGGCTCGCCGCCGAGACCCTCGCCCGCGAGGTGGAAAGCCGCGCCCCGGGCCTGGCCACCGCGCGATGGTGGAAGGAGGAGCGCGGGGAGAGCGTGTTTGTGGACTTCAACCAGAACGCCAAAGACCGCACGGTGGCATCGGCCTACTCGGTCCGGCCCCTCCCCGATGCCCGGGTCTCCACGCCGCTGGCGTGGAATGAAGTCCGCTCCGCCCGGCCCGAAGAGTTCACGGTCCTTACAGTGCCCGGGCGCTTCGCTGCTATGGGCGACCCCCACGCGGGGATCGACGACGCCGTGGGGAACCTGGATGCACTCCTGGCTCTTGCTGCCGAGCTGGGAACCGCCGAGAAGGCGCCACGGGCCGGGGACGGCTCCGGCCGCCGGCAGTCCGTGATGCCGCTCATCGAAGTGGCCCGGACCAGGACCAAACCCGAGGCGCAGGCTGCCCTTGAGGAGTGGAAATCCCGGCATGCCGGCCTTGTCCAGGCCCTCCATCCCGCAGACGTCATGGTGGACGGGATGCGCGGATCGAGTTCGCTCTGGTACCGGGTGCGGGTGAACCTGCAGCATGTCCCGGAGGCGGAGCGCCCGGCTCAGGAGGACCTCATCGCGGACTACGATCCATGGGCTGGCAGGGAATGGCCGGGCCAGCCGGCGTCCTGA
- a CDS encoding aminotransferase-like domain-containing protein produces MSHETLDAAAGTLPAEAIDAIERAATSAHRHEELFSERAANIRQSAVRDVFDISMRPGLVSLAGGSPYLQSLPLDRLAATAAKIIADDGLTALQYSSGQGSDELRAQVCEVMAAEGILDALPQNVVITAGSQSAQDVATKVFCNPGDVVLVEDPTYVGALNTFEAYQVQVETVGMDQSGLVPELLEARIAALQTAGKNIKFLYTIPSFNNPSGITLAKERRQQVVDICRNANILVIEDNPYGLLRFSGEPLKPLRAENPDDVIYMGSFSKIFAPGLRIGWALVPEHLQRRYYLAAEAVTLCPPAFNQMLVSAYLREYDWRGQIQTYRELYAERCTAMLAALARDMPAGTTWTSPEGGFFVWVTLPEGVDTYPLLHKAIDAGVVFIPGAAFTPSDEPSNKLRLAFSAVPPEAIAEGVRRLAPVLREAIAAL; encoded by the coding sequence GTGAGCCACGAAACACTTGACGCCGCAGCAGGGACGCTGCCGGCCGAAGCCATTGATGCCATCGAGCGGGCGGCTACCTCCGCCCACCGCCATGAAGAACTGTTTTCAGAGCGGGCCGCGAATATCCGGCAGTCAGCCGTGAGGGATGTCTTTGACATCTCCATGCGTCCGGGCCTTGTCTCGCTCGCCGGCGGAAGTCCCTACCTGCAGTCCCTGCCGCTGGACCGGCTGGCCGCAACAGCCGCCAAAATCATCGCGGACGACGGGCTAACGGCACTGCAGTACAGCAGCGGGCAAGGGTCCGATGAGCTCCGCGCCCAGGTCTGCGAGGTGATGGCGGCCGAAGGCATCCTGGATGCCCTGCCGCAGAACGTGGTGATCACCGCCGGTTCGCAGTCCGCGCAGGATGTGGCCACCAAAGTCTTCTGCAATCCGGGCGACGTGGTTCTCGTGGAGGATCCCACCTACGTGGGTGCACTCAACACATTCGAGGCGTACCAGGTGCAGGTTGAAACCGTGGGGATGGACCAGTCCGGCCTGGTGCCGGAACTGCTGGAGGCGCGTATTGCCGCGCTCCAAACGGCCGGAAAAAACATCAAGTTCCTGTACACCATCCCCAGCTTCAACAACCCCTCGGGGATAACGCTCGCAAAGGAGCGGCGCCAGCAGGTGGTGGACATATGCCGCAACGCGAATATCCTGGTGATCGAGGACAACCCCTACGGCCTGCTCCGCTTCAGCGGTGAGCCACTGAAGCCGCTCCGCGCAGAAAACCCGGACGACGTCATCTACATGGGTTCCTTCTCCAAGATTTTCGCCCCCGGACTGCGGATCGGCTGGGCCTTGGTTCCCGAACACCTGCAGCGCCGGTACTACCTGGCGGCCGAAGCCGTGACGCTGTGTCCGCCGGCCTTCAACCAGATGCTGGTCTCAGCGTACCTCCGCGAGTACGACTGGAGGGGCCAGATCCAGACCTACCGCGAGCTGTACGCCGAACGCTGCACCGCCATGCTCGCCGCCCTGGCCCGGGACATGCCGGCTGGAACCACCTGGACCAGCCCCGAGGGCGGCTTCTTCGTGTGGGTGACCCTCCCGGAGGGAGTGGACACTTATCCCCTGCTGCACAAGGCGATCGACGCCGGAGTGGTGTTCATCCCGGGGGCCGCCTTCACGCCGTCGGACGAACCGTCCAACAAGCTGCGCCTGGCCTTCAGCGCCGTGCCCCCGGAAGCCATCGCCGAAGGCGTGCGCCGCCTGGCGCCGGTGCTGCGGGAAGCCATCGCCGCGCTGTAG
- a CDS encoding universal stress protein, translating into MSGIIVVGVDGSGTAKKAAEAARDLAAALGASLHVVSAFDSDKTEVFGSGSDRWIVSDADAAEHVARTVAESLGRDIKVTYSAARGRPADALIKEALRMEARIIVVGNRRMHGIGRVLGSVANSVAHNAPCDVYIANTYDAD; encoded by the coding sequence ATGAGCGGAATCATCGTTGTAGGGGTGGACGGCAGCGGGACGGCAAAGAAGGCAGCCGAAGCGGCGCGGGACCTCGCCGCGGCCCTCGGAGCCTCCCTCCATGTGGTGTCCGCCTTCGACAGCGACAAGACCGAGGTGTTCGGCAGCGGCAGTGACCGGTGGATCGTGTCCGACGCCGATGCCGCCGAGCACGTGGCACGGACAGTTGCAGAATCGCTGGGCAGGGACATCAAGGTGACGTACTCCGCCGCCCGCGGCAGGCCGGCCGACGCCCTCATCAAGGAGGCCCTGCGGATGGAAGCCCGGATCATCGTGGTGGGAAACCGCAGGATGCACGGTATTGGCCGCGTGCTTGGCAGCGTAGCCAACAGCGTTGCCCACAACGCCCCCTGCGACGTATACATCGCCAACACGTACGACGCCGACTAG
- a CDS encoding phosphatase PAP2 family protein — protein MAANSSRAIRLKNRVARWLTEVFQPPVVVGIQLLISPMTQPGFPGTIGYGALAALFVCVLPLFLLLLLVRMGKVTDHHVSDRRQRAPVLLMALACILAGLLVLDAAGAPQSVVAMVLAVVAGVVVLAAVSPFWKISGHAAAMSSSAVIAVLMLGPAWLPLLLLVPAVGWSRVVLRAHSRAQVIAGSLFGGVVMGGIWWALKGWMVP, from the coding sequence GTGGCCGCCAACAGCAGCCGCGCCATCCGGCTGAAAAACCGGGTCGCGAGATGGCTGACGGAGGTGTTCCAGCCACCCGTGGTGGTGGGCATCCAGTTGCTGATCAGCCCCATGACGCAGCCGGGGTTCCCCGGAACCATTGGCTACGGAGCGCTGGCCGCCCTGTTTGTCTGTGTGCTCCCGCTGTTCCTGCTGCTCCTGCTTGTACGGATGGGGAAGGTGACGGACCACCACGTCAGCGACCGCCGGCAGCGTGCGCCTGTGCTGCTGATGGCGCTGGCCTGCATCCTGGCCGGGCTCCTGGTGCTGGACGCCGCGGGGGCGCCGCAAAGCGTGGTGGCAATGGTCCTTGCCGTGGTGGCGGGGGTGGTGGTGCTGGCGGCCGTTAGCCCGTTCTGGAAGATCAGCGGGCACGCGGCGGCGATGTCCTCTTCAGCCGTGATCGCCGTGCTCATGCTTGGGCCGGCGTGGCTTCCGCTACTGCTCCTGGTGCCCGCCGTGGGCTGGTCCCGTGTGGTGCTGCGCGCGCATTCCCGTGCACAGGTAATAGCCGGCTCGCTCTTTGGCGGCGTGGTGATGGGCGGGATCTGGTGGGCCCTCAAGGGCTGGATGGTGCCTTAG
- a CDS encoding dihydrolipoamide acetyltransferase family protein has product MTLNKFNLPDVGEGLTEAEIVSWKVKPGDAVAINDVLCEIETAKSLVELPSPFAGTVTELLVPEGVTIDVGTAIISVSDDVAGDPTPADTRAPEMPVQPLYGKLPAGDGAASDAGTQDSALAGGPLVGSGPKADAVKRRPRKASPAAAFTANAPEVEPVQPHSTAEIQDAAAPGTSQDAAADNRPTLGGTITGLVNRVLAKPPVRKIARDLGIDLADVVATGSRGEVTREDLVSYQAQRDAELDKADGFWGKAGKPQDQRIERIPVKGVRKATAKAMVDSAFAAPHVSIFVDVDASRTMEFVKRLKASRDFEGIKVSPLLILAKAVIWAAARNPSVNATWVDNADGAGGAEIQVKHYMNLGIAAATPRGLMVPNIKNAQDLSLKELALALNNLAVTARAGKTQPAEMQGGTLTITNIGALGIDTGTPIINPGEVAIVAFGTIKQKPWVLDGEVIPRWITTLGGSFDHRVVDGDLSARFMADVAAILEEPALLLD; this is encoded by the coding sequence ATGACTCTCAACAAGTTCAACCTGCCCGACGTCGGCGAGGGACTCACCGAGGCCGAAATCGTCTCCTGGAAGGTCAAGCCGGGCGACGCCGTCGCCATCAACGACGTCCTCTGCGAAATCGAAACGGCCAAGTCCCTCGTGGAATTGCCCTCCCCTTTTGCGGGAACCGTCACTGAACTGCTGGTCCCTGAAGGCGTGACCATCGACGTCGGCACCGCCATCATCAGCGTCAGCGATGATGTTGCCGGGGACCCGACCCCCGCGGATACCCGCGCCCCGGAGATGCCCGTGCAGCCGCTGTACGGCAAGCTTCCTGCCGGGGACGGGGCAGCGTCCGACGCCGGCACGCAGGACAGTGCCCTGGCCGGCGGTCCACTGGTGGGTTCGGGGCCCAAGGCCGACGCCGTGAAGCGCAGGCCGCGGAAGGCGTCGCCGGCTGCCGCCTTTACGGCGAACGCCCCCGAGGTTGAGCCTGTGCAGCCGCATTCGACGGCGGAAATCCAGGATGCGGCGGCGCCCGGCACCAGCCAGGACGCCGCCGCCGACAACCGCCCCACCCTGGGAGGCACCATCACAGGCCTCGTCAACCGCGTGCTGGCGAAGCCTCCGGTCCGCAAGATCGCCCGGGACCTGGGCATTGACCTGGCGGACGTGGTGGCAACCGGATCACGCGGCGAGGTCACGCGGGAGGACCTGGTCAGCTACCAGGCCCAGCGGGACGCGGAACTGGACAAGGCGGACGGGTTCTGGGGGAAGGCCGGCAAGCCGCAGGACCAGAGGATCGAACGGATTCCCGTCAAGGGCGTCCGGAAAGCCACGGCGAAGGCCATGGTGGATTCCGCGTTTGCGGCGCCGCACGTCAGTATTTTCGTCGACGTTGATGCCAGCCGCACCATGGAATTCGTCAAGCGGCTCAAGGCGTCCCGGGATTTTGAGGGCATCAAAGTCTCGCCGCTGCTTATCCTTGCCAAGGCCGTGATCTGGGCGGCAGCGCGGAACCCCAGCGTCAATGCCACGTGGGTGGACAACGCGGACGGAGCCGGCGGCGCCGAGATCCAGGTAAAGCACTACATGAACCTGGGCATTGCGGCGGCCACACCCCGCGGGCTAATGGTGCCGAACATCAAGAACGCCCAGGACCTGTCCCTGAAGGAACTGGCGCTTGCGCTCAACAACCTGGCCGTCACCGCCAGGGCCGGCAAAACCCAGCCCGCCGAGATGCAGGGCGGCACGCTCACCATCACCAACATCGGTGCCCTCGGGATTGATACCGGCACTCCCATCATCAATCCGGGCGAGGTTGCCATCGTTGCCTTCGGAACCATCAAGCAGAAGCCCTGGGTCCTGGACGGGGAAGTGATCCCGCGCTGGATCACGACGCTTGGCGGATCATTCGACCACCGCGTGGTTGACGGCGATCTCTCCGCCCGCTTTATGGCCGACGTCGCCGCCATCCTGGAGGAACCGGCGCTCCTCCTGGACTAG
- a CDS encoding alpha-ketoacid dehydrogenase subunit beta: MTTMTIAKAINEGLRATLTQNPKSLLMGEDIGPLGGVYRVTDGLIGEFGPDRVVDTPLAESGIIGTAIGLALRGYSPVCEIQFDGFVFPGFNQITTQLAKMHARSNGNLTVPVVIRIPYGGGIGSVEHHSESPEALFAHTAGLRIITPSNAHDAYWMVQQAVECQDPVIIFEPKRRYWLKGEVDVQAPGRAGDPFKAHVLRSGTDATVVAYGPLVPVALAAANAAEEDGHSVEVIDLRSISPLDFDTVTASVQKTGRLIVAHEAPTFGGIGGEIAARISERAFHSLEAPVIRVGGFHMPYPVAKVEEDYLPDIDRILEALDRALSY; encoded by the coding sequence ATGACCACCATGACTATTGCCAAGGCCATCAACGAAGGCCTCCGCGCAACCCTCACGCAAAACCCCAAATCACTGCTGATGGGTGAAGACATCGGGCCCCTGGGCGGGGTCTACAGGGTGACCGACGGACTGATCGGCGAGTTCGGCCCGGACCGCGTGGTGGATACCCCACTGGCCGAATCCGGGATCATCGGCACCGCCATCGGCCTGGCCCTGCGCGGGTACAGCCCCGTCTGCGAGATCCAGTTCGACGGGTTCGTCTTCCCCGGTTTCAACCAGATCACCACCCAGCTGGCCAAGATGCACGCCCGCAGCAACGGCAACCTCACGGTCCCGGTGGTCATCCGCATCCCGTACGGCGGCGGAATCGGTTCGGTTGAGCACCACTCGGAGTCCCCGGAGGCACTGTTCGCGCACACTGCAGGCCTGCGCATCATCACGCCGTCCAATGCGCATGACGCGTACTGGATGGTCCAGCAGGCCGTGGAGTGCCAGGATCCCGTCATCATTTTCGAGCCCAAGCGCCGGTACTGGCTCAAGGGCGAGGTGGACGTGCAGGCGCCGGGCCGGGCGGGCGATCCCTTCAAGGCCCACGTCCTCCGCAGCGGCACGGACGCAACTGTGGTTGCGTACGGCCCGCTGGTCCCGGTTGCCCTTGCCGCCGCCAACGCAGCGGAGGAGGACGGCCACAGCGTGGAGGTAATCGACCTCCGGTCCATCTCGCCGCTGGACTTCGATACCGTCACGGCCTCGGTGCAGAAGACCGGACGGCTGATCGTGGCACATGAGGCACCCACGTTCGGCGGCATCGGCGGTGAGATCGCGGCCAGGATCAGCGAGCGTGCCTTCCATTCACTGGAGGCCCCTGTGATCCGCGTCGGCGGATTCCACATGCCCTATCCGGTTGCCAAGGTGGAGGAAGACTACCTTCCGGACATTGACCGCATCCTGGAGGCGCTGGACCGCGCCCTCTCCTACTGA